In Nicotiana tabacum cultivar K326 chromosome 17, ASM71507v2, whole genome shotgun sequence, one DNA window encodes the following:
- the LOC107781222 gene encoding protein CONSERVED IN THE GREEN LINEAGE AND DIATOMS 27, chloroplastic, which yields MLRLNLYCSIVPGPKQVNNSIGRSCGSWIILPNKPTILCRRNISVRALKDGMNGGTSGLPGKSWDPGLEIEVPFEQRPVNEYSSLKDEGLYSWAELGPGSFFLRLGGLWLVTFTVLGAPIAAASFNPSKDPLRFLLAASTGTLFLVALIVLRIYLGWSYVGDRLLSAVIPYEETGWYDGQMWVKPPEILARDRLLGSYKVKPVIKMLKQTLVGTGALLVAAVSLFIFATPVQDFIQGTFSTKENSLSSTSQNSTKLGIRKEELLRLPLEVKEDDDLAKAAAEAADGRPVYCRDRYYRALAGGQYCKWEDLLK from the exons ATGCTGAGGCTAAATTTATATTGTTCCATAGTTCCTGGTCCAAAACAAGTCAACAATAGCATTGGCAGAAGCTGCGGTTCATGGATCATTTTGCCCAACAAACCAACGATTCTATGTAGAAGGAATATTAGTGTCAGAGCCCTGAAAGATGGGATGAACGGAGGCACCAGTGGATTACCTGGTAAGAGTTGGGACCCTGGCTTGGAAATTGAGGTGCCATTTGAACAAAGGCCG GTGAATGAGTACTCATCTCTGAAAGATGAAGGTTTATACTCTTGGGCAGAATTGGGACCAGGGTCTTTCTTCCTACGTCTTGGGGGACTTTGGTTAGTCACTTTCACAGTTTTGGGAGCACCTATTGCAGCTGCAAGCTTCAATCCTTCAAAG GACCCTTTAAGATTTCTCCTGGCTGCAAGTACAGGGACTCTTTTTCTTGTTGCACTCATTGTCCTGAGAATTTATCTG GGATGGAGCTATGTTGGAGATAGGCTTTTATCAGCAGTTATACCTTATGAAGAGACAGGATGGTACGATGGACAGATGTGGGTGAAGCCACCTGAG ATCCTAGCTCGTGATAGGCTGCTCGGCTCATATAAG GTGAAACCAGTCATTAAAATGCTGAAGCAAACGCTGGTAGGAACAGGGGCTTTACTAGTTGCAGCAGTCTCATTATTCATATTCGCAACACCAGTACAAGATTTTATTCAGGGAACTTTCTCAACAAAAGAAAACTCATTGAGTTCCACTTCACAAAACAGCACAAAACTGGGCATCAG GAAAGAAGAGCTGTTAAGATTGCCATTGGAAGTCAAGGAGGATGACGATCTGGCGAAAGCTGCCGCTGAAGCAGCTGATGGAAGGCCAGTCTACTGCAGAGATAGGTATTATCGTGCATTGGCAGGGGGACAATACTGCAAATGGGAAGACCTACTTAAATGA